The region GCGCGCTTGCGGCCCTCGGCCTCGCCGCCCTGCTCGAGAGCTTCCCCGCCTTGTGGAACGGCCTGCGCATCGCGGGCGCGCTGATGATGGTCTGGCTCGCGGTCGAAGCCTGGCGCGGCGCCGGCAAGGAAACGCCTGCTGCCAACGGCACCACCGGGCGCGCCTTTGCCACCGGCGCGCTGATCAACCTGCTCAATCCGAAGGCCTACCTGTTCTTCGTGGTCGTCGCCCCGCAATTCCTTGGTGGGGAAACCCTTGGCCTTGGCAACGCCCTCCTGCTCAGCTTCGTCAGCACGGCCATCGCCACGCTGATCCACTGCGCGATCGTGCTTGCCGGAGCCCGTGCCCAAGGCTGGCTGTCGGATCCCCGGCGGACGCGCACGGTCCGCCGAATTTTCGCGCTGATCATTCTCGGCGTGGCAGCGTCCTTCCTGCTCACGCCGATCCGCTAGGGCACTCCCTAAGGCCTTACTGGACGAAGGGCGGGCACGGAATCGTCTCGCCCACGCCCTCGATGCGGGCGTTGCGCACACTCACCGTGAAGCCCTTGTCCGCGCTCAGGCGCAGGGGCGAACCGACTGCATTCAGTTTCGCGCCATGCTCGGCAAAGCAGGTCAGCGGGATGCGCAGGGTCGCTGGCTTGCCCGCAGCCCCAAGGCTCTGGCTGACGTCCAGCTTCACGCCCGCAAAGGCAACCATCACCGGCCCCGACCCGCGCGCATCGAGCCGCCAGTCGAGCCGCAACGCAAAGCCGCCATTGAGGTGGCGCTGCATATCCACCACCGGCCCGTCGAGCGCGATGTCGCCCTTGCCGCCCCAGGTAAACTGCCGCGCGTCTTCCTGCGCCGCCACATCGACCGCGCGCATGGTGACCACGCTGTCCAGCCCCAGCCGCCACGGTTCGATCACCTTGCCGGCACGGATGAAGGTCGTTTCACTCAGCAGGCTGCCCACCTCGACGCGAGGGTCCTCGTTGACCTTGCCGACGCTCGCGGGCTTTGCGTAACTGAGACCATGGCCGACGCGCCACAGCGGCTCCACCATCGGCGAACGGGCATCGCGCGGCCAATCAAACGGGAGCGTCCCGGTAAAATCGCGCGGCGGCTTGCCGTCCTTGCGCGCGACCAGCACATCGGCCACGCCCTGCCCCTGCGAGCCCGGTTGCCACGCCGCGACGAAGGCATCGGCCACGTTCATCTCAGGTCCCACGAACATCGGACGGCCCGACAAAAACAGCGCCACCACCGGCACGCCTTGGGCCTTGAGCTGCTTCATCAGCTCCAGTTCGCCCTCGCGCGACTGGAACAGCAGGTTCGGCACATCGCCCTGAAACTCGGCATAGGGCTGTTCGCCGAACACCACGATGGCGACATCGGGCTTGACCGCGCCCTGCCCCTTGGCAATCTCGGCGGAACCGCCCGCTTCGGCCACGGCCTCGACGATCGCGCGACCGATGGTGCGGCCCTTGGGGAAATCGGCGCCCGTCGTGTCGGTGCCCTGCCAGGTGATCGTCCAGCCACCGGCCTGCATCGCCATGCTGTCGGCGCCCGGCCCCGTCACCAGCACCTTGGCACCCGGCTTGATCGGCAGGACCGACCCTTCGTTCTTGAGCAGGACAAGCGACTTGGCGACGGCCTCGCGTGCCACGTCGAGATGCGCCTGCGCCCCCACGGCTGCGGGATCGCCACGCTCGACCAGCTTAGGCCCCATCAGCCCAAGCTTGTACTTCACCCGCAGGATGCGCCGCACTGCGTCATCCAGCCGCGCCATCGGGATTGTGCCATCGCGCACCTGACGCAAGGTGTTGTCGTACAGACCCTTCCAGCTGTCGGGCGCCATGTAGAGATCGAGCCCGGCGTTGATCGAGGCGGCGCAGTCGGTCGGCGTGCAGCCCTCAACCTGACCATGCCCGTTCCAGTCGCCGACGACCAGCCCCTCGAAGCCCATCCGCTTCTTGAGCACGTCGGTCAGGAGCGAGCGGTTGCCGTGGTTCTTTGCGCCGTTCCAGCTCGAGAAGCTGGCCATGACAGTCAGTGCCCCGGCGTCGATGGCAACGGGATAGCCCTGTGCGTGCAGGCGGACGAGTTCGGGTTCGGCCAGTTTGGCATCACCCTGGTCCTTGCCATGTTCGGTTCCGCCATCGGCAAGGAAGTGCTTGGCGCTGGCGGCAACCTTCTCGGTCGTCAGCGGCTTTCCGGCAAGCAACGGGCCCTGCAGCCCCTCGACCATCGCCTTCGAATAGCTGGCGATCACCGCCGGATCGCTCGAATAACCCTCATAGGCGCGGCCCCAGCGCAGGTCCTGCGGGGCGGCGAGCGTCGGGGCGAAAGTCCATTCGATGCCAGAGCCCGCGACCTCGGCCGCCGTCGCCACACCGATGCGCTTGATCAGATCGGCGTCATGCGCCGCACCAAGCCCGACGTTGTGCGGAAAGATCGTGGCTCCCGGCAGGTTCGAATGACCGTGGACCGCGTCGACCCCGAACAGGATCGGCACGCCCGCCCCCGCCTTGCGCGAAGCGGCGCGGAACTCGTTTACCAGCTTGAGCCACTTGGCGGCATCGGCACGCTCGTCGCCATAAGGGCCGCTGTTGCCACCGGCGAGGATCGACCCGAGCGGATAGCGGGCAAGGTCTTCAGGCTTGATCGAGCTGATATCGCCCTGGATCACTTGGCCGACCTTCTGTTCGACCGTCAGCTTGCGCAGCAGCCTGGTGATGGCCCGCTCGGTCCTGGCGTCGGTGATGGTCGACGGACTGTGAGCAACCGGCCAGTTCGCCGGATTGGCCACCGCGCTTTCCTGCGCTGTTACCGGCGCAGCGGCCAGCAGGAATGATAGCGCCACCACACTTGCCATGGCAGGACGCAGGCTTCCCTTCGACATCGACTTCCCCAAATTCTGTGAACGTTCTCAATCGAACGTCTCACATGTTTGCGAGCGGAAATCAACCCTTGACGAAACGGCTGTCAGGCAGCCCGTCGCAATCCGATGAGAAGCACGGTTGCGCAAAGCGCGAGCAACGCCAGAACCACGAAAAGCGCGCTGAAGCCGAGGCTTGGCACAAGCGCCAAGGTCAGCGCAGGCATCGCCAGCGACGGGATCGTGTTGGTCAGGTTGAACAGCCCGAGATCGCGCCCGCGCCGCGCGCTGTCGGGCAGGACCCGCAGGGTGTGGGCGCTATGCAGCGCCAGGAACGCCGAAGTCGAAAGACCGAACAGGATGTACCCGGCAATCGCGCCGTCGCGCCCTGCGGCAAGCGCCATGATGATCAGTCCCAGCGCAGCGCCGACTGACGAAAGCACCAGCGGTGAAACCGGCTGCCCGGTGCGGTCTGCCCGGCCGCCGGCCACAAGCGCGACCAGCGCGCCGATGACCATCGCCGTCAGCAGGACGCGGGCAATCGCGCCGTCGGCAAGGCCCGGATCGACCGAGCGCAGCCACAGGTAGAAGAAGGCAAACAGCGAGGCTTCGGAGATCTGCACCAGCAGGCGGGCCAGCCACATGCGCGTCGCCATGCCCTTGAGAACCTTGCGCGCAACAGCGCTTCCCTCGGCCGGCTTTGCCACGCCTTGCGCAAAACCGTCCTCACCCAGCAGCACGAGCGGGAGGACACAAAGCGCCACGATCACGCCCACGACGGCAAAGCGCGTTTCCAGCGAGAAGGCGTCGCCCAAAGTTGCCAAGGCCCGGCAAGCGCGCCCGAAGCCGGGGCGAAAGCGAGCAGACCACCAAGCAGCCCCTTGCGCCCGTCCGGCACCTGATCCCCGGCCCACGCAGACAGCGGTCCGAGCATCATGTTCAGCCCGACCTGCCACAGCGCGATCACCG is a window of Novosphingobium sp. THN1 DNA encoding:
- a CDS encoding LysE family translocator, encoding MDIVGFALAVLLIELTPGPNMAWLAGLAATEGRRNGMAAVAGVALGLLANGALAALGLAALLESFPALWNGLRIAGALMMVWLAVEAWRGAGKETPAANGTTGRAFATGALINLLNPKAYLFFVVVAPQFLGGETLGLGNALLLSFVSTAIATLIHCAIVLAGARAQGWLSDPRRTRTVRRIFALIILGVAASFLLTPIR
- a CDS encoding glycoside hydrolase family 3 protein, encoding MSKGSLRPAMASVVALSFLLAAAPVTAQESAVANPANWPVAHSPSTITDARTERAITRLLRKLTVEQKVGQVIQGDISSIKPEDLARYPLGSILAGGNSGPYGDERADAAKWLKLVNEFRAASRKAGAGVPILFGVDAVHGHSNLPGATIFPHNVGLGAAHDADLIKRIGVATAAEVAGSGIEWTFAPTLAAPQDLRWGRAYEGYSSDPAVIASYSKAMVEGLQGPLLAGKPLTTEKVAASAKHFLADGGTEHGKDQGDAKLAEPELVRLHAQGYPVAIDAGALTVMASFSSWNGAKNHGNRSLLTDVLKKRMGFEGLVVGDWNGHGQVEGCTPTDCAASINAGLDLYMAPDSWKGLYDNTLRQVRDGTIPMARLDDAVRRILRVKYKLGLMGPKLVERGDPAAVGAQAHLDVAREAVAKSLVLLKNEGSVLPIKPGAKVLVTGPGADSMAMQAGGWTITWQGTDTTGADFPKGRTIGRAIVEAVAEAGGSAEIAKGQGAVKPDVAIVVFGEQPYAEFQGDVPNLLFQSREGELELMKQLKAQGVPVVALFLSGRPMFVGPEMNVADAFVAAWQPGSQGQGVADVLVARKDGKPPRDFTGTLPFDWPRDARSPMVEPLWRVGHGLSYAKPASVGKVNEDPRVEVGSLLSETTFIRAGKVIEPWRLGLDSVVTMRAVDVAAQEDARQFTWGGKGDIALDGPVVDMQRHLNGGFALRLDWRLDARGSGPVMVAFAGVKLDVSQSLGAAGKPATLRIPLTCFAEHGAKLNAVGSPLRLSADKGFTVSVRNARIEGVGETIPCPPFVQ
- a CDS encoding MFS transporter; this encodes MGDAFSLETRFAVVGVIVALCVLPLVLLGEDGFAQGVAKPAEGSAVARKVLKGMATRMWLARLLVQISEASLFAFFYLWLRSVDPGLADGAIARVLLTAMVIGALVALVAGGRADRTGQPVSPLVLSSVGAALGLIIMALAAGRDGAIAGYILFGLSTSAFLALHSAHTLRVLPDSARRGRDLGLFNLTNTIPSLAMPALTLALVPSLGFSALFVVLALLALCATVLLIGLRRAA